The genome window GAACGCACGATCGTTGCTGAGACCTGTCGCCGCTCTCCTCCTTCTGGACGCCCCTCTCGCTGCACAGGTCGAAGTGTCCGAGTTCATCTATGAGGATCCCCCGACGCCCCAGTGTCACGCCTCGACCATCGTCGAGACACCTGAGGGGCTGGTCGCCGCCTGGTTCGGCGGCGAGCACGAGCGACATCCCAGCGTGGGGATCTGGGTAGCCCGTCACGAGAACGGGCAATGGACGCGACCCGCCGAAGTGGCCAACGGGCTCCAGCTCGACGGTACCCGCTACCCGACCTGGAACCCGGTGCTCTTTCAGCCGGAGGGTGGGCCGCTGATGCTCTTCTACAAGGTCGGGCCGAGTCCGAGTCAATGGTGGGGGATGCGCGTCGTCTCGCACGACGGCGGACGCACCTGGAGTGAGCCGGAGCGGCTGGGAGAGGGGTTGATCGGGCCGGTGAAGAACAAGCCAGTGGTGCTGCCCAACGGCGACATCCTCGCCGGTTCGAGCACCGAGCACGACGGCTGGCGGGTACACTTCGAGCGCTCGACCGACGGCGGGAAGACCTGGACCCGGACGCCGCCGGTGAACGACGGTCGCCAGATCGGCGCCATCCAGCCCAGCATCCTCTTCCACCCCGATGGACGGCTGCAGGCGATCGGCCGCACCCGCCAGGACCGGCTGTTCACCATCGAGTCCCGCGATGGCGGCCACACCTGGGGTCCGATGAGTCTGCTGGACGTCCCCAACCCGAGCGCGGGGACGGATGCGATCACCCTCACCGACGGCCGGCACCTGCTCGCCTACAACCCCACCACCTCCGCGGACGGCGACAACGACCGGAGCACGCTCAGCGTTGCCCTCTCCGAGGACGGGGTACACTGGCAGCAGGTCCTCGTGCTCGAGAACGAGCCCGGGAAGGAGTTCTCCTACCCGGCCGTGATCCAGACCTCCGACGGCCTGGTGCACATCACCTATACCTGGGATCGGAAGCGGGTGAAGCACGTGGTGCTCGATCCCGCGAAGCTGCAGGCGGCCGCGCCCGACCAGGATCGACCCCGATGAAAGGCCACCTCGACCACCTCGAGCAGCGTCATCCGGCACAGGCTGGCCGATGGGCACGCCCATGAGCACGACAGCGCGGCAGGGACGGTATCCCTGGGCCGTCGTGGGGATGCTCTGGCTGGTCTGCTTC of Longimicrobiaceae bacterium contains these proteins:
- a CDS encoding sialidase family protein, translated to MNARSLLRPVAALLLLDAPLAAQVEVSEFIYEDPPTPQCHASTIVETPEGLVAAWFGGEHERHPSVGIWVARHENGQWTRPAEVANGLQLDGTRYPTWNPVLFQPEGGPLMLFYKVGPSPSQWWGMRVVSHDGGRTWSEPERLGEGLIGPVKNKPVVLPNGDILAGSSTEHDGWRVHFERSTDGGKTWTRTPPVNDGRQIGAIQPSILFHPDGRLQAIGRTRQDRLFTIESRDGGHTWGPMSLLDVPNPSAGTDAITLTDGRHLLAYNPTTSADGDNDRSTLSVALSEDGVHWQQVLVLENEPGKEFSYPAVIQTSDGLVHITYTWDRKRVKHVVLDPAKLQAAAPDQDRPR